In Microtus ochrogaster isolate Prairie Vole_2 linkage group LG9, MicOch1.0, whole genome shotgun sequence, the following are encoded in one genomic region:
- the Mas1 gene encoding proto-oncogene Mas, translated as MDPSNMTSLAEEKAMNTSSRNASLGSAHPPIPIVHWVIMSISPLGFVENGILLWFLCFRMRRNPFTVYITHLSIADISLLFCIFILSIDYALDYELSSGHYYTIVTLSVTFLFGYNTGLYLLTAISVERCLSVLYPIWYRCHRPKHQSAFVCALLWALSCLVTTMEYVMCIDSEEESHSRSDCRAVIIFIAILSFLVFTPLMLVSSTILVVKIRKNTWASHSSKLYIVIMITIIIFLIFAMPMRVLYLLYYEYWSAFGNLHNISLLFSTINSSANPFIYFFVGSSKKKRFRESLKVVLTRAFKDEMQPRRQEGNGNTISIETVV; from the coding sequence ATGGACCCATCAAATATGACATCCCTTGCTGAGGAGAAAGCCATGAACACCTCCAGCAGGAACGCCTCCCTGGGGAGCGCGCACCCTCCCATTCCCATAGTGCACTGGGTCATCATGAGCATCTCCCCTCTGGGCTTTGTGGAGAACGGCATCCTCCTCTGGTTCCTCTGCTTCCGGATGAGGAGGAATCCCTTCACGGTCTATATCACCCACTTGTCCATTGCGGACATCTCGCTCCTCTTCTGTATTTTCATCCTGTCCATTGACTATGCGCTGGACTACGAGCTCTCTTCTGGTCACTACTACACAATTGTCACATTGTCGGTGACGTTTCTATTTGGCTACAACACGGGCCTCTACCTGCTGACGGCCATCAGTGTGGAAAGATGCCTATCGGTCCTCTACCCCATTTGGTACAGATGCCACCGCCCCAAGCACCAATCGGCATTCGTCTGTGCTCTCCTGTGGGCACTTTCGTGCTTGGTGACCACCATGGAGTATGTCATGTGCATCGACAGCGAGGAAGAGAGTCACTCTCGGAGTGACTGCCGGGCGGTCATTATCTTTATCGCCATCCTCAGCTTCTTGGTCTTCACCCCGCTCATGCTGGTGTCCAGCACCATCTTGGTGGTGAAGATACGGAAGAACACATGGGCCTCCCACTCTTCAAAACTGTACATCGTCATCAtgatcaccatcatcatcttccttATCTTCGCCATGCCCATGCGGGTGCTCTACCTGCTGTACTATGAGTACTGGTCAGCCTTTGGGAACCTGCACAACATCTCCCTGCTCTTCTCCACCATCAACAGCAGCGCCAACCCCTTCATCTACTTTTTTGTGGGCAGCAGCAAGAAGAAGCGCTTCAGGGAGTCCTTAAAGGTGGTTCTGACCAGGGCTTTCAAAGATGAAATGCAGCCCAGACGCCAGGAGGGCAATGGCAACACCATCTCCATCGAGACTGTGGTCTGA